Proteins co-encoded in one Stenotrophomonas maltophilia genomic window:
- the crcB gene encoding fluoride efflux transporter CrcB, with the protein MKAILLVGLGGFIGAVARYKLGGVVLHLTAQERFPYSTFAVNVLGCLVVGILAGLAERFELFGPSTRLFLFTGLLGGFTTFSAFGLEATHLLRRGELWVAVLYAGASVVLGIAAVWLGIKATLIK; encoded by the coding sequence ATGAAAGCCATCCTGCTCGTGGGTCTCGGAGGGTTCATTGGCGCGGTCGCTCGCTACAAGCTTGGCGGCGTCGTCCTACACCTGACCGCACAAGAGCGCTTTCCGTACAGCACGTTCGCCGTCAACGTGCTGGGATGTCTCGTTGTGGGCATTCTTGCCGGCCTCGCCGAGCGGTTCGAGCTGTTTGGCCCAAGCACAAGATTGTTCCTCTTCACCGGCCTACTCGGCGGGTTTACCACGTTTTCTGCATTCGGCCTTGAAGCAACCCACCTGTTGCGGCGTGGCGAGCTGTGGGTTGCCGTGCTGTACGCGGGCGCAAGTGTTGTACTCGGCATCGCCGCAGTCTGGCTGGGCATTAAGGCAACGCTGATCAAGTAG
- a CDS encoding IS5 family transposase — protein sequence MKQQTLAMAADQEVGFEQYRRPTRRDVFLSTMEQIVPWSALCAVIEPHYPKPGNGRPPVGLERMLRMYFVQHWFNLADQACEEALLDSPALRRFVGIDLGRERVPDATTLLKFRRLLEHHELGAALFAQVGDVLEDRGLKVGTGTIVDATIIAAPSSTKNADKARDPDMHQTRKGQQWYYGMKLHIGVDSRTGLAHSAAVTAANVHDKHLLEDLLHGEERRVYGDSAYASQKALIGEHAPHAKDFTNQRVRKGGEVDEAERNRNKSRIRARVEHVFAVVKRLWGFSKVRYRGLEKNANRSFVVLGLANLYLARARVAG from the coding sequence ATGAAGCAGCAGACCTTGGCGATGGCGGCGGATCAGGAAGTTGGGTTCGAGCAGTACCGTCGGCCCACGCGCCGGGATGTGTTTCTTTCGACGATGGAGCAGATCGTGCCGTGGTCGGCGCTGTGCGCGGTGATCGAGCCGCACTACCCCAAGCCTGGCAACGGTCGTCCGCCGGTGGGGCTGGAGCGGATGCTGCGGATGTATTTCGTGCAGCACTGGTTCAACCTGGCCGACCAGGCATGCGAGGAAGCACTGCTCGATAGTCCGGCGCTGCGGCGGTTCGTGGGGATCGACCTGGGCCGCGAGCGGGTGCCCGACGCCACCACGCTGCTGAAGTTCCGCCGCTTGCTGGAGCACCACGAGTTGGGCGCAGCGTTGTTCGCCCAAGTGGGAGACGTGCTTGAGGACCGCGGCCTGAAGGTGGGCACCGGCACGATCGTGGATGCCACGATAATCGCAGCACCGAGTTCGACCAAGAACGCCGACAAGGCCCGCGATCCTGACATGCACCAGACGCGCAAAGGCCAGCAGTGGTATTACGGGATGAAGCTGCACATTGGCGTGGACAGCCGCACGGGGCTGGCGCACAGCGCGGCGGTGACCGCAGCCAACGTACACGACAAGCACTTGCTGGAGGACCTGCTGCACGGGGAGGAGCGGCGGGTCTATGGCGACAGTGCCTATGCCAGCCAGAAGGCCCTGATTGGCGAGCATGCGCCGCATGCCAAGGACTTCACCAACCAGCGGGTGCGCAAGGGCGGCGAAGTGGATGAAGCCGAGCGCAACCGCAACAAGTCCAGGATCCGGGCACGGGTGGAACACGTGTTCGCGGTGGTGAAGCGGCTGTGGGGCTTCAGCAAGGTGCGCTACCGAGGGCTGGAGAAGAATGCCAATCGCAGCTTCGTGGTGTTGGGGCTGGCCAACCTGTACTTGGCGCGTGCCCGTGTGGCGGGATAG
- a CDS encoding glutathione-independent formaldehyde dehydrogenase — translation MKALVYNGPRDVSVVDVPDAKVEKSTDALVRITTTNICGSDLHMYEGRTDMQAGRILGHENLGEVIEVGDAVDRVKVGDRVCLPFNIGCGFCANCERGKTGYCLTVNPGNAGGAYGFAGMGPYEGGQAEYLRVPYADFNCLVLPPDAQEKENDYVMLSDIFPTGYHATELAGVQPGETVVIYGAGPVGLMAAYSAMIKGASKVMVVDMQKDRLALAEKIGAIAIHDVEGSGVEQVLELTEGNGADRGCECVGYQCFNCKGHEVPNLTMNNLVKTVKPTGGIGVVGVFIPEDPGAEDKLAKQGHLAFNFGEFWFKGQQIRTGQANVKAYNRQLCNLIQAGKAKPSFLISHELPLAQAPEGYKRFDAREDGWTKVVLKPGG, via the coding sequence ATGAAAGCCCTCGTCTATAACGGCCCGCGAGATGTCAGCGTGGTCGATGTCCCCGATGCGAAAGTCGAAAAATCCACCGATGCCCTGGTGCGCATCACCACCACCAATATCTGCGGCTCCGATCTGCACATGTACGAAGGTCGCACCGACATGCAGGCCGGGCGCATCCTCGGCCACGAGAACCTGGGCGAGGTGATCGAAGTCGGCGATGCGGTGGATCGGGTCAAGGTCGGCGACCGCGTGTGCCTGCCCTTCAACATCGGCTGTGGTTTCTGCGCCAACTGCGAACGCGGCAAGACTGGGTATTGCCTGACGGTGAACCCGGGCAACGCCGGCGGCGCCTACGGATTCGCCGGCATGGGACCGTACGAAGGTGGCCAGGCCGAGTATCTGCGCGTGCCGTATGCCGACTTCAACTGCCTGGTGTTGCCGCCGGATGCGCAGGAGAAGGAGAACGACTACGTGATGCTTTCCGATATCTTTCCCACCGGTTATCACGCCACCGAACTGGCCGGCGTGCAGCCTGGCGAAACGGTGGTGATCTACGGCGCCGGGCCAGTGGGACTGATGGCGGCGTATTCGGCGATGATCAAGGGCGCCAGCAAGGTCATGGTGGTCGACATGCAGAAGGACCGCCTGGCACTGGCCGAAAAAATCGGTGCAATCGCGATCCACGACGTGGAAGGCAGCGGCGTCGAGCAGGTGCTCGAACTCACAGAAGGCAACGGCGCCGATCGCGGCTGCGAATGCGTCGGTTATCAATGTTTCAACTGCAAGGGCCATGAAGTGCCCAACCTGACCATGAACAACCTGGTCAAGACGGTGAAGCCGACCGGCGGGATAGGCGTCGTGGGCGTGTTCATTCCCGAGGACCCGGGTGCCGAGGACAAGCTGGCCAAGCAAGGCCACCTGGCTTTCAACTTCGGTGAGTTCTGGTTCAAGGGCCAGCAGATCCGCACCGGCCAGGCCAACGTCAAGGCGTACAACCGCCAACTCTGCAACCTGATCCAGGCAGGCAAGGCCAAGCCTTCATTCCTGATCTCGCATGAGTTGCCACTGGCGCAGGCGCCCGAGGGTTACAAACGTTTCGATGCGCGCGAAGACGGCTGGACCAAGGTGGTTTTGAAGCCCGGTGGCTGA
- a CDS encoding DUF427 domain-containing protein, with product MKQAIWNDTTLASSDATVVVENNHYFPLASLPREYFRESSHTTVCPWKGTAHYYDVVVGDAVNANAAWYYPEPKDAAKQIRGHVAFWKGVQGT from the coding sequence ATGAAACAAGCCATCTGGAACGACACCACCCTGGCCAGCAGCGACGCTACGGTCGTAGTCGAAAACAACCACTATTTCCCCTTGGCGTCGCTCCCGCGCGAATACTTCCGCGAATCCAGCCACACTACGGTATGTCCGTGGAAAGGCACGGCGCACTACTACGACGTGGTGGTCGGAGATGCGGTCAACGCCAATGCGGCCTGGTACTACCCGGAGCCGAAGGACGCCGCCAAACAGATTCGCGGGCATGTTGCGTTCTGGAAGGGTGTGCAGGGGACGTAG